A part of Agromyces protaetiae genomic DNA contains:
- a CDS encoding GH1 family beta-glucosidase, which translates to MTTGSPDYRDSGLEFGDDFLFGSATASYQIEGAYDEDGRGPSIWDTFSHTPGKVWNGDTGDVADDHYHRWEADLDLMVELGLEAYRFSIAWPRIQPTGRGPANEVGLAFYERLVDGLIARGIRPIATLYHWDLPQALEDEGGWTNRATAEAFADYARLVGERLGDKISVWTTLNEPWCSAYLGYGSGAHAPGLMDGAKALAAVHHLNLAHGLAVAALREVVPGDPQFSITLNLHVIRPSGETGPEAARRIDGLANRVFLGPLLDGEYPADVIADTAGITDWSFVKPGDTDLIKQPLHLLGVNYYSTVTVRMWDGEGAKVNADGHKDMGGTAWPGSDGVEFLQQPGPYTEMGWNIDPSGLEDLLVALHESYPGLPLMITENGAAFDDVVVEGETGPAVHDVERTDYLRRHFTAAHRAIARGVDLRGYQVWSFLDNFEWGYGYSKRFGIVRVDYDTQERLPKDSALWYAELIRTRRIPA; encoded by the coding sequence ATGACCACCGGTTCTCCCGACTACCGCGACTCGGGCCTCGAGTTCGGCGACGACTTCCTCTTCGGCTCGGCCACTGCGTCGTACCAGATCGAAGGCGCCTACGACGAAGACGGCCGCGGCCCGAGCATCTGGGACACCTTCAGCCACACGCCCGGCAAGGTCTGGAACGGCGACACGGGCGACGTCGCCGACGACCACTACCACCGCTGGGAGGCGGACCTCGACCTCATGGTCGAACTCGGCCTCGAGGCGTACCGGTTCTCGATCGCGTGGCCGCGGATCCAGCCGACGGGCCGCGGTCCCGCGAACGAGGTCGGCCTCGCGTTCTACGAGCGACTCGTCGACGGGCTCATCGCCAGAGGCATCCGCCCCATCGCGACCCTCTACCACTGGGACCTCCCGCAGGCCCTTGAAGACGAGGGCGGCTGGACCAACCGCGCGACCGCCGAGGCCTTCGCCGACTACGCGCGCCTCGTCGGCGAGCGGCTCGGCGACAAGATCTCGGTGTGGACGACGCTCAACGAGCCGTGGTGCTCCGCCTACCTCGGATACGGCTCGGGCGCACACGCGCCGGGCCTCATGGACGGCGCCAAGGCGCTCGCCGCCGTCCACCACCTGAACCTCGCCCACGGGCTCGCCGTCGCGGCGCTCCGGGAAGTCGTGCCGGGCGACCCGCAGTTCTCGATCACGCTCAACCTCCACGTCATCCGCCCGTCGGGCGAGACGGGCCCCGAGGCCGCGCGTCGCATCGACGGGCTCGCCAACCGCGTGTTCCTCGGACCTCTGCTCGACGGCGAGTACCCCGCCGACGTCATCGCCGACACGGCCGGCATCACCGATTGGTCGTTCGTGAAGCCCGGCGACACCGACCTCATCAAGCAGCCGCTGCATCTGCTGGGCGTCAATTACTACTCGACCGTCACGGTGCGCATGTGGGACGGCGAGGGCGCGAAGGTCAACGCCGACGGTCACAAGGACATGGGCGGCACGGCGTGGCCCGGCTCCGACGGCGTCGAGTTCCTCCAGCAGCCCGGCCCGTACACCGAGATGGGCTGGAACATCGACCCCTCGGGCCTCGAAGACCTCCTCGTCGCACTTCACGAGTCCTATCCCGGACTTCCGCTCATGATCACCGAGAACGGCGCGGCGTTCGACGACGTCGTCGTCGAAGGCGAGACGGGCCCCGCCGTCCACGACGTGGAGCGCACCGACTACCTCCGCCGGCACTTCACGGCCGCGCACCGCGCGATCGCGCGCGGCGTCGACCTGCGCGGGTACCAGGTGTGGTCGTTCCTCGACAACTTCGAGTGGGGCTACGGGTACTCCAAGCGCTTCGGCATCGTGCGCGTCGACTACGACACCCAGGAGCGGCTGCCGAAGGATTCGGCGCTCTGGTACGCGGAGCTCATCCGCACGCGCCGCATCCCCGCGTAA
- a CDS encoding glutamate--cysteine ligase: protein MQIGFADSPRSTVGIEWEIAIVDRVTGELASVADRVLDGLRGPDGSPHEHITHELLTNTVELVSGVHERVDGAVADLVGQLEEVRTVLDDIGDYDLICSGSHPFSQWYDQQLTDKPRYHKLIDRTRWWGRNMMIWGIHVHVGIEDRAKALPILDGMLAYIPHLQALSASSPFWAGVETGYASNRALMFQQLPTAGLPYPLADWAAYERYVDDLVRTGVIEDYSEVRWDIRPSPKWGTIEVRVCDGVSTAAEIAAIAALIQCLVEWMSERLDHGETLSVLQPWYVRENKWRAARYGMDAEIITDVAGSERLVGDDLLDLLVTLAPIAERLGCGPELQGIRTMLEMGASYQRQLGVAHAAGGDLRAVVAHLAHELRDGTPSAEASVS, encoded by the coding sequence ATGCAGATCGGCTTCGCCGACTCGCCGCGCTCGACCGTCGGGATCGAGTGGGAGATCGCGATCGTCGATCGGGTCACGGGCGAACTCGCGTCGGTCGCCGACCGGGTGCTCGACGGCCTCCGCGGCCCCGACGGCTCGCCGCACGAGCACATCACGCACGAGCTCCTGACGAACACGGTCGAGCTCGTGAGCGGCGTGCACGAGCGCGTCGACGGGGCGGTCGCCGACCTCGTCGGGCAGCTCGAGGAAGTCCGGACGGTCCTCGACGACATCGGCGACTACGACCTCATCTGCAGCGGCTCGCATCCGTTCAGCCAGTGGTACGACCAGCAGCTCACCGACAAGCCGAGGTACCACAAGCTCATCGACCGCACGCGGTGGTGGGGCCGCAACATGATGATCTGGGGCATCCACGTCCACGTCGGCATCGAAGACCGTGCGAAGGCGCTGCCGATCCTCGACGGCATGCTCGCGTACATCCCGCACCTGCAGGCCCTCAGCGCGTCGAGTCCGTTCTGGGCGGGCGTCGAGACGGGCTACGCGTCGAACCGCGCTCTCATGTTCCAGCAGCTGCCGACCGCGGGCCTCCCCTATCCGCTCGCCGATTGGGCCGCCTACGAGCGGTACGTCGACGACCTCGTGCGTACGGGCGTCATCGAGGACTACAGCGAGGTCAGGTGGGACATCCGGCCCTCGCCCAAGTGGGGCACGATCGAGGTGCGCGTGTGCGACGGCGTGTCGACGGCCGCCGAGATCGCCGCGATCGCGGCGCTCATCCAGTGCCTCGTGGAGTGGATGAGCGAGCGGCTCGACCACGGCGAGACGCTGTCGGTGCTGCAGCCCTGGTACGTGCGCGAGAACAAGTGGCGCGCGGCGCGCTACGGCATGGACGCCGAGATCATCACGGACGTCGCGGGGTCCGAGCGGCTCGTCGGCGACGACCTGCTCGACCTCCTCGTGACGCTCGCGCCGATCGCCGAACGACTCGGCTGCGGCCCCGAGCTGCAGGGCATCCGCACCATGCTCGAGATGGGCGCGAGCTACCAGCGGCAGCTCGGCGTCGCGCACGCGGCCGGCGGCGACCTCCGCGCGGTGGTCGCGCACCTCGCACACGAGCTTCGCGACGGCACGCCGTCGGCCGAGGCATCCGTCTCATAG
- the rpsP gene encoding 30S ribosomal protein S16: MAVKIRLKRLGKIRAPYYRIVVADSRTKRDGRVIEEIGKYHPTEEPSFIEVDSERAQYWLGVGAQPTEQVLAILKLTGDWGKFKGDKNAVSTVRTKDAKEVFAVDTAKKSVVKPKAEKPAKVEEPAEAPAEAEAEVAETTDEA, encoded by the coding sequence ATGGCTGTCAAGATCCGCCTCAAGCGCCTCGGCAAGATCCGTGCGCCGTACTACCGCATCGTCGTCGCCGACTCGCGCACCAAGCGCGACGGTCGCGTCATCGAGGAGATCGGCAAGTACCACCCCACCGAGGAGCCCTCGTTCATCGAGGTCGACTCCGAGCGTGCGCAGTACTGGCTCGGCGTCGGCGCACAGCCGACCGAGCAGGTCCTCGCCATCCTCAAGCTCACGGGCGACTGGGGCAAGTTCAAGGGCGACAAGAACGCCGTCTCGACCGTCCGCACCAAGGACGCGAAGGAAGTCTTCGCGGTCGACACCGCCAAGAAGTCGGTCGTGAAGCCCAAGGCCGAGAAGCCCGCCAAGGTCGAGGAGCCCGCAGAGGCCCCCGCCGAGGCCGAGGCCGAGGTCGCCGAGACCACGGACGAGGCGTAA
- a CDS encoding RNA-binding protein — MLQSALEHLVKGIVDHPDDVRVVSASSARGEVLEVHVNPEDLGRVIGRAGRTAKALRTLVTALADGRRVRVDVVDTDD, encoded by the coding sequence TTGCTCCAGTCCGCGCTCGAACACCTCGTCAAGGGGATCGTCGATCACCCTGACGACGTGCGCGTCGTGTCCGCGTCGAGCGCACGCGGCGAGGTCCTCGAGGTTCACGTGAACCCCGAGGACCTCGGCCGCGTCATCGGGCGGGCCGGTCGCACGGCGAAGGCGCTGCGCACGCTCGTGACCGCGCTCGCCGACGGCCGGCGCGTCCGGGTCGACGTCGTCGACACCGACGACTGA
- the rimM gene encoding ribosome maturation factor RimM (Essential for efficient processing of 16S rRNA) — protein MAADPRPQQLRVGRLTKAHGLKGAIKLELYTDDPERRFTPGAEFSLQVPDDSPWHGKNLTLRELRWYNGHPVGFFEGIDDRTAAEAVIKAILWVDQSDDEAPEPDAWYDHQLVGLDVVRDGEKIGRVVSVEHLPAQDLLVVKTGGKGGAEVMVPFVQAIVPEVDLEVGTLTVTPPQGLFEELPEADESVETESAPLVDAADANEPAEGQ, from the coding sequence GTGGCCGCCGATCCCCGTCCCCAGCAGCTCCGCGTCGGCCGACTCACCAAGGCCCACGGGCTGAAGGGCGCCATCAAGCTCGAGCTCTACACCGACGACCCCGAGCGCCGGTTCACGCCGGGCGCCGAGTTCTCGCTGCAGGTGCCCGACGACTCCCCGTGGCACGGCAAGAACCTGACGCTCCGCGAACTCCGCTGGTACAACGGGCACCCCGTCGGGTTCTTCGAGGGCATCGACGACCGGACGGCCGCCGAGGCGGTCATCAAGGCGATCCTCTGGGTCGACCAGTCCGACGACGAGGCGCCCGAACCCGACGCCTGGTACGACCACCAGCTCGTCGGCCTCGACGTCGTGCGCGACGGCGAGAAGATCGGCCGGGTCGTCTCGGTCGAGCACCTCCCCGCGCAAGACCTCCTCGTCGTCAAGACGGGCGGCAAGGGCGGCGCCGAGGTCATGGTGCCGTTCGTGCAGGCGATCGTGCCCGAGGTCGATCTCGAAGTCGGCACACTCACGGTCACGCCGCCCCAGGGGCTCTTCGAGGAGCTCCCCGAGGCAGACGAGTCTGTCGAAACCGAATCGGCGCCTCTGGTCGACGCGGCCGACGCGAACGAGCCCGCCGAGGGGCAGTAA
- the trmD gene encoding tRNA (guanosine(37)-N1)-methyltransferase TrmD, which translates to MRIDIVTIFPEFFGVLDISLLGKARAAGLIEVGVHDLREHTHDRHRTVDDTPYGGGAGMVMKPEPWGEALDGIVGSEASDALLVVPSPAGEPFTQAIARELAEEDHLVFACGRYEGIDQRVVDHYATRMRVRLISLGDYVLNGGEVAVMAMIEAAGRLVPGVVGNPESLVEESHEDGLLEYPSYTKPAEWRGFEVPPVLLSGNHGAIAAWRREQQLERTKRVRPELLP; encoded by the coding sequence GTGCGGATCGACATCGTCACGATCTTCCCCGAGTTCTTCGGGGTGCTCGACATCTCGCTGCTCGGCAAGGCTCGTGCTGCCGGCCTCATCGAGGTCGGCGTGCACGACCTGCGCGAGCACACCCACGACCGGCACCGCACCGTCGACGACACGCCCTACGGCGGGGGAGCCGGCATGGTGATGAAGCCCGAGCCGTGGGGTGAGGCGCTCGACGGCATCGTGGGGAGCGAGGCATCCGACGCCCTTCTCGTCGTGCCGTCCCCCGCCGGCGAGCCGTTCACGCAGGCGATCGCCCGTGAACTCGCCGAAGAAGACCACCTCGTCTTCGCGTGCGGACGCTACGAGGGCATCGACCAGCGCGTCGTCGACCACTACGCGACCCGCATGCGCGTGCGGCTCATCTCGCTCGGCGATTACGTGCTGAACGGCGGCGAGGTCGCCGTGATGGCGATGATCGAGGCCGCCGGCCGTCTCGTGCCGGGCGTCGTCGGCAACCCCGAGAGCCTCGTCGAGGAGTCGCACGAAGACGGCCTCCTCGAATACCCGAGCTACACGAAGCCCGCCGAGTGGCGCGGCTTCGAGGTGCCGCCCGTGCTCCTCTCGGGCAACCACGGCGCGATCGCCGCCTGGCGCCGCGAGCAACAGCTCGAGCGCACGAAGCGCGTTCGGCCCGAGCTCCTGCCGTAG
- a CDS encoding sirohydrochlorin chelatase, producing the protein MAIGSAGYQRVGASAAERPLRLVALTHGAPSAENREAVMRLVDGVSSARPSGDISITFVDAAHTDVATALAESVRDPEAVIVPLVLSAGFHVRTGLTRGIDRLSGAGATLADPLGPDERLIDVLEARLEPHLDDNVSIVLAAAGSNDPRAVRECFETARMLAARLGRQVTVGFIAAAIPRLPDAIEMVRAVHPRSTVVVSAYLLAPGTFYDAVQQAGADRVTAPLLLPGQSAPAPLVDLVLERSESRDDDWELED; encoded by the coding sequence GTGGCGATCGGGTCGGCAGGGTACCAGCGGGTCGGAGCATCGGCGGCGGAACGGCCGTTGCGGCTCGTGGCACTGACGCACGGCGCCCCGTCGGCCGAGAACCGCGAGGCCGTCATGCGGCTCGTCGACGGCGTCTCGAGCGCACGCCCGAGCGGCGACATCTCGATCACGTTCGTCGACGCCGCCCACACCGATGTCGCGACGGCGCTCGCCGAGAGCGTGCGCGACCCCGAGGCGGTCATCGTGCCGCTCGTGCTGAGCGCGGGCTTCCACGTGCGCACGGGGCTCACGCGCGGCATCGATCGGCTCTCGGGCGCCGGTGCGACCCTCGCCGACCCGCTCGGGCCCGACGAGCGTCTCATCGACGTGCTCGAGGCGCGGCTCGAGCCGCACCTCGACGACAACGTCTCCATCGTGCTCGCCGCAGCCGGCTCGAACGATCCCCGGGCAGTGCGCGAGTGCTTCGAGACCGCGCGGATGCTCGCCGCGAGGCTCGGCCGACAGGTGACGGTGGGCTTCATCGCCGCCGCGATCCCGCGGCTGCCCGACGCGATCGAGATGGTGCGCGCGGTGCATCCCCGCTCGACGGTCGTCGTCTCGGCGTACCTCCTCGCTCCGGGCACGTTCTACGACGCCGTGCAGCAGGCGGGCGCCGATCGGGTGACGGCGCCGCTCCTGCTCCCTGGCCAGTCTGCACCCGCGCCCCTCGTCGACCTCGTGCTCGAGCGCTCGGAGTCGCGCGACGACGATTGGGAACTCGAGGACTGA
- the map gene encoding type I methionyl aminopeptidase gives MIELRTPAEIEEMRAAGRFVASVLEATSKAAAVGVNLLDLDALAHEMIRKAGAESCYIDYHPSFGASPFGKVICTSVNDAVLHGLPHDYRLKDGDLLSLDFAASVNGWVSDSAISLVVGTPRGEDLKLIDTTERALAAGIEAARVGNKIGDISRAIQDVAKAGGYSVNTDFGGHGVGRTMHGDPHIPNAGRPGRGLPLKPGLVIAIEPWFLHTTDRIFTDPDGWTLRSADGSRGAHSEHTVAITEDGPIVLTARG, from the coding sequence GTGATCGAACTCCGGACCCCCGCCGAAATCGAAGAGATGCGCGCAGCAGGGCGCTTCGTCGCGAGCGTGCTCGAGGCGACCTCCAAGGCCGCCGCAGTCGGCGTCAACCTGCTCGACCTCGATGCCCTCGCGCACGAGATGATCCGCAAGGCCGGCGCCGAGAGCTGCTACATCGACTACCACCCCTCGTTCGGCGCGAGCCCGTTCGGAAAGGTCATCTGCACGTCGGTCAACGACGCCGTGCTGCACGGCCTCCCCCACGACTACCGCCTGAAAGACGGCGACCTCCTGAGCCTCGACTTCGCGGCCTCGGTGAACGGCTGGGTCTCCGACTCGGCGATCTCGCTCGTCGTCGGCACGCCTCGCGGCGAAGACCTGAAGCTCATCGACACGACCGAGCGCGCCCTCGCCGCCGGCATCGAAGCGGCACGCGTCGGCAACAAGATCGGCGACATCTCCCGTGCGATCCAGGATGTCGCGAAGGCCGGCGGCTACTCGGTCAACACCGACTTCGGCGGGCACGGCGTCGGCCGCACCATGCACGGCGACCCGCACATCCCGAATGCCGGCCGCCCCGGTCGCGGACTGCCGCTCAAGCCGGGCCTCGTCATCGCGATCGAGCCGTGGTTCCTCCACACGACCGACCGCATCTTCACCGACCCCGACGGCTGGACGCTCCGCAGCGCCGACGGTTCACGCGGCGCGCATTCCGAGCACACGGTCGCGATCACCGAAGACGGCCCGATCGTCCTCACAGCGCGCGGCTGA
- the rplS gene encoding 50S ribosomal protein L19: MNILDHVDAASLRSDIPEFRPGDTVKVHVNIIEGSRARVQVFQGVVIGRQGEGVRETFTVRKISFQVGVERKFPVHSPIIEKIEVVTRGDVRRAKLYYLRELRGKKAKIKEKRDN; this comes from the coding sequence ATGAACATCCTCGACCACGTCGACGCAGCGAGCCTGCGCTCGGACATCCCCGAGTTCCGCCCCGGCGACACCGTCAAGGTGCACGTGAACATCATCGAAGGCTCGCGCGCCCGCGTGCAGGTCTTCCAGGGCGTCGTCATCGGCCGTCAGGGCGAGGGCGTCCGCGAGACCTTCACGGTCCGCAAGATCAGTTTCCAGGTCGGCGTCGAGCGCAAGTTCCCGGTCCACTCGCCGATCATCGAGAAGATCGAGGTCGTCACGCGCGGTGACGTCCGTCGCGCGAAGCTGTACTACCTCCGCGAGCTCCGCGGCAAGAAGGCGAAGATCAAGGAGAAGCGCGACAACTGA
- the lepB gene encoding signal peptidase I produces the protein MTEDTRTMPDGDEVDGKAAAKPTRGRSALLFLRDLLVIFVVAVLVSFLIKTFLIRSFFIPSQSMEQTLEIDDRIIVNQLVPDLAPLEHGDVVVFKDPGGWLTPRPEPEQPPLVAAVDWFLAFVGLSAPDSNDHLVKRVIGLPGDHVVCCNALGQMSVNGIPLDEPYVTLPPGESRVSRDDFDQVVPEGMLWVMGDNRWDSKDSRYNADTPLKGFVPIDNVVGKAFVVSWPVEHWTWLGNYPEVFAGVDEAKG, from the coding sequence ATGACAGAAGACACACGCACCATGCCAGACGGCGACGAGGTCGACGGGAAAGCAGCAGCGAAGCCGACCAGGGGCCGGAGTGCGCTGCTCTTCCTCCGCGACCTCCTCGTGATCTTCGTCGTCGCGGTCCTCGTCTCGTTCCTCATCAAGACGTTCCTCATCAGGTCGTTCTTCATCCCGTCGCAGTCGATGGAGCAGACGCTCGAGATCGACGACCGCATCATCGTCAACCAGCTCGTCCCCGACCTGGCGCCGCTCGAGCACGGCGACGTCGTGGTCTTCAAAGATCCCGGCGGATGGCTCACACCGCGCCCCGAGCCCGAGCAACCGCCGCTCGTGGCGGCCGTCGACTGGTTCCTCGCGTTCGTGGGCCTCTCGGCGCCCGACTCCAACGACCACCTCGTGAAGCGCGTCATCGGGCTCCCGGGCGACCACGTCGTGTGCTGCAACGCGCTCGGCCAGATGAGCGTCAACGGCATCCCGCTCGACGAGCCCTACGTGACGCTCCCGCCCGGTGAGAGCCGGGTGTCGCGCGACGACTTCGACCAGGTCGTGCCCGAGGGCATGCTGTGGGTCATGGGCGACAACCGGTGGGATTCGAAAGACTCCCGCTACAACGCCGACACGCCCCTCAAGGGGTTCGTCCCGATCGACAACGTCGTCGGCAAGGCGTTCGTCGTGAGCTGGCCCGTCGAGCACTGGACGTGGCTCGGCAACTACCCCGAGGTGTTCGCCGGCGTCGACGAAGCGAAGGGCTGA
- a CDS encoding ribonuclease HII, with protein sequence MAAGRAPSLKLERSLLDEGAPVVLACDEVGRGALAGPVTVGIVVIDPTVKRIPAGLRDSKLLPEPKRELLAPRAAAWVRGWAVGEASAAEIDELGIMACLGLAGARAYATLGEAIELPSGAPLVLDGNFDWIGTPIERRARVITRIKADRDCASVSAASVIAKVHRDRAMRRAHDELPLYAWDENKGYSTRAHFAALDEHGPSALHRHTWLHDRTEPEAPALFDLGVG encoded by the coding sequence GTGGCCGCGGGCCGGGCGCCGTCGCTCAAGCTCGAGCGGTCCCTTCTCGACGAGGGGGCGCCCGTCGTGCTCGCGTGCGACGAGGTCGGTCGCGGTGCGCTCGCCGGGCCCGTCACGGTCGGCATCGTCGTCATCGACCCGACGGTGAAGCGCATTCCGGCGGGTCTCCGCGACTCCAAGCTCCTGCCCGAGCCCAAGCGCGAGCTTCTCGCGCCGCGTGCGGCGGCGTGGGTGCGCGGATGGGCCGTGGGCGAGGCATCCGCCGCCGAGATCGACGAACTCGGCATCATGGCGTGCCTCGGGCTCGCAGGCGCCCGCGCCTACGCGACCCTCGGCGAGGCGATCGAACTGCCGAGCGGCGCGCCGCTCGTGCTCGACGGCAACTTCGACTGGATCGGCACGCCCATCGAACGGCGCGCCCGGGTCATCACGCGCATCAAGGCCGACCGGGACTGCGCGTCGGTGTCCGCGGCATCCGTCATCGCCAAGGTGCACCGCGACCGCGCGATGCGCCGCGCGCACGACGAGCTTCCGCTCTACGCGTGGGACGAGAACAAGGGGTACTCGACGCGCGCGCATTTCGCGGCACTCGACGAACATGGTCCGAGCGCCCTGCACCGGCACACGTGGCTGCACGATCGCACCGAGCCCGAGGCTCCGGCGCTCTTCGACCTCGGCGTAGGATGA
- a CDS encoding DUF2469 family protein gives MDEEEFDDYDREVELALYREYRDIVSQFRYVVETERRFYLANEVELVRRDTEHDFYFELTMKDVWVWDVYRADRFVKSVRVLTFKDVNVEELATREFELPKELALDE, from the coding sequence ATGGACGAGGAAGAATTCGACGACTACGACCGTGAGGTCGAGCTGGCCCTGTACCGCGAGTATCGCGACATCGTGTCGCAGTTCCGGTACGTGGTCGAGACCGAGCGGCGCTTCTACCTCGCGAACGAGGTCGAGCTCGTCCGTCGCGACACCGAGCACGACTTCTACTTCGAGCTCACGATGAAAGACGTCTGGGTCTGGGACGTCTACCGCGCCGACCGCTTCGTCAAGAGCGTGCGCGTGCTGACCTTCAAAGACGTCAACGTCGAAGAGCTCGCGACGCGCGAGTTCGAGTTGCCGAAAGAGCTCGCGCTCGACGAGTGA
- a CDS encoding YraN family protein, which translates to MAHNTELGRHGEQIAAGHLEARGMQILDRNWRCPIGELDLVARDGRDTVFVEVKTRTTAAFGHPFEAITALKLARLRRLALAWCEQSEAPVGRIRIDAISVLAPTDAPAFVEHLEGIG; encoded by the coding sequence ATGGCCCACAACACGGAACTCGGCCGGCACGGCGAACAGATCGCCGCCGGTCATCTCGAAGCCCGCGGAATGCAGATCCTCGATCGCAATTGGCGCTGCCCGATCGGCGAGCTCGATCTCGTCGCGCGTGACGGGCGCGACACGGTGTTCGTCGAGGTGAAGACTCGTACGACGGCGGCCTTCGGGCATCCGTTCGAGGCGATCACGGCGCTGAAGCTCGCGCGGTTGCGCCGACTCGCGCTCGCGTGGTGCGAGCAGTCCGAGGCGCCGGTGGGGCGTATCCGCATCGATGCGATCTCGGTACTGGCGCCGACCGACGCGCCCGCGTTCGTCGAGCACCTCGAGGGGATCGGCTGA
- a CDS encoding YifB family Mg chelatase-like AAA ATPase → MPVGRTRSVAMLGLSGSVVDVEADLAAQLPSLAIIGLPDASLAEARDRVRSAATNAGCPLPQRRLTVNLSPASLPKNGSGFDLSIALACLAAAGEIDAASVDRVVHLGELGLDGRVRPIAGVLPAVLAAARAGHDTVMVPEANAAEARLVPGVDVIAVGSLLEAAIRHGGRYDPAGLDAFAALPAPRLEPTGASESPAPVGDLAEVAGNRDAVDALLVAAAGGHHVFLEGPPGAGKTMLASRLPGILPDLDADRALEVASIRSLAGEAPPGGLSLRPPFEAPHHTASAAAMIGGGSRMLRPGAAARATHGVLFLDEAPEFAASVLDVLRQPLESGSVSIHRASAVATFPARFQLVLAANPCPCGQYGLKDGECVCAPVVRRRYLARISGPLLDRVDIRLHVPRITAAKLQAAVEEPTMTSAEARAKVVEARRVAADRLRGTPWRTNAELPGPWMRGKGRMHPGGKATVSLDRALELGDVTMRGYDRVLKLAWTMADLDGAAAPDKHHVGHALLLRKGIVR, encoded by the coding sequence ATGCCCGTCGGACGCACGCGCTCGGTCGCGATGCTCGGACTTTCGGGGTCGGTCGTCGACGTCGAGGCCGACCTCGCGGCGCAGTTGCCCTCGCTCGCCATCATCGGGCTGCCCGACGCCTCGCTCGCCGAGGCGCGCGACCGGGTGCGGTCGGCCGCGACGAATGCCGGATGCCCCCTGCCGCAGCGTCGGCTCACGGTGAACCTCTCACCGGCGTCGCTGCCGAAGAATGGATCGGGCTTCGATCTCAGCATCGCGCTCGCCTGCCTTGCGGCCGCAGGCGAGATCGATGCGGCATCCGTCGACCGCGTCGTCCACCTCGGCGAGCTCGGACTCGACGGGCGCGTGCGTCCGATCGCCGGGGTGCTGCCCGCGGTGCTCGCGGCCGCCCGCGCCGGACACGACACCGTCATGGTCCCCGAGGCCAACGCGGCGGAGGCGCGTCTCGTGCCGGGCGTCGACGTCATCGCCGTGGGCTCGCTGCTCGAGGCCGCGATCCGTCATGGCGGGCGGTACGACCCCGCGGGCCTCGACGCGTTCGCGGCATTGCCCGCTCCACGGCTCGAGCCGACCGGAGCATCCGAATCGCCGGCGCCGGTCGGGGATCTCGCCGAGGTGGCGGGCAACCGCGACGCGGTCGATGCCCTGCTCGTCGCCGCGGCCGGCGGTCACCATGTGTTCCTCGAAGGGCCGCCCGGCGCCGGAAAGACGATGCTCGCCTCGCGATTGCCGGGAATCCTGCCCGACCTCGACGCCGACCGCGCTCTCGAAGTGGCCTCGATCCGATCGCTCGCCGGGGAGGCACCGCCGGGCGGGCTGAGTCTCCGGCCCCCGTTCGAAGCGCCCCACCACACGGCGTCGGCCGCCGCGATGATCGGCGGCGGCAGTCGGATGCTCCGCCCGGGCGCCGCGGCGCGCGCGACGCATGGCGTGCTCTTCCTCGACGAGGCGCCCGAGTTCGCCGCGTCCGTGCTCGACGTCTTGCGCCAGCCGCTCGAGTCCGGCAGTGTCTCGATCCACCGGGCGAGCGCGGTCGCGACCTTCCCCGCGCGTTTCCAACTCGTCCTCGCCGCGAACCCGTGCCCGTGCGGGCAGTACGGTCTGAAGGACGGCGAGTGCGTGTGCGCGCCCGTCGTGCGCAGACGCTACCTCGCGCGCATCTCGGGGCCGCTCCTCGACCGCGTCGACATCCGCCTCCACGTACCGCGCATCACCGCTGCGAAGCTCCAGGCGGCCGTCGAAGAGCCGACCATGACGAGCGCCGAAGCGAGAGCGAAAGTCGTCGAGGCACGCCGGGTCGCGGCCGACCGACTGCGCGGAACGCCGTGGCGCACGAACGCCGAACTGCCCGGCCCGTGGATGCGGGGGAAGGGCCGCATGCACCCGGGAGGCAAAGCGACCGTGTCGCTCGACCGAGCCCTCGAACTGGGGGATGTCACGATGCGGGGGTACGACCGGGTGCTCAAGCTGGCCTGGACGATGGCAGATCTCGACGGCGCAGCAGCGCCCGACAAGCATCACGTCGGCCACGCCTTGCTCCTCCGAAAGGGGATCGTGCGATGA